In one window of Streptomyces roseofulvus DNA:
- a CDS encoding sporulation protein, translating to MVFKRLFGNDGGPALEIDTILPDEPVRPGGKLRGEVVVRAPERDLKIESIRMRMAVNVSLTHKGDGDGENDGTTLCYPTASGWFELKKGEERRVPFSERLKWETPPNETRGERLGVSIGVRTEVHAPGVKAATDLDPVRVETLPLHEAVLDAFAADGYALESSRVHESSPPRPEYHLYVWQGFRLVDRRGGEGRPPRVELAFHTNAVGSEIFLRRFREGGDHYWDNQPKALRFVAAHHEVGSRDFGADARQWLESLARLKHGKGSEEDED from the coding sequence ATGGTGTTCAAGAGACTCTTCGGCAACGACGGCGGCCCGGCACTGGAGATCGACACGATCCTTCCCGACGAGCCGGTCCGCCCCGGCGGGAAGCTGCGCGGCGAGGTCGTGGTCCGCGCGCCGGAACGCGACCTGAAGATCGAGTCGATACGCATGCGGATGGCCGTCAACGTGTCCCTCACGCACAAGGGCGACGGCGACGGCGAGAACGACGGCACGACCCTCTGCTACCCCACCGCCAGCGGCTGGTTCGAGCTGAAGAAGGGCGAAGAGAGGCGCGTCCCGTTCTCCGAGCGCCTGAAGTGGGAGACGCCGCCGAACGAGACGCGCGGCGAGCGGCTCGGCGTCTCGATCGGCGTCCGGACCGAGGTCCACGCGCCCGGCGTCAAGGCGGCGACCGACCTGGACCCGGTGCGGGTGGAGACGCTGCCGCTCCACGAGGCGGTCCTCGACGCCTTCGCGGCCGACGGGTACGCCCTCGAGAGCTCCCGGGTCCACGAGTCCTCGCCCCCGCGCCCCGAGTACCACCTCTACGTGTGGCAGGGCTTCCGGCTCGTCGACCGGCGCGGCGGGGAGGGACGCCCGCCCCGGGTGGAGCTGGCCTTCCACACCAACGCGGTCGGCTCCGAGATCTTCCTGCGCCGGTTCCGGGAGGGCGGCGATCACTACTGGGACAACCAACCGAAGGCCCTGCGCTTCGTGGCCGCGCACCACGAGGTCGGCAGCCGCGACTTCGGCGCCGACGCCCGCCAGTGGCTGGAGAGCCTCGCCCGGCTGAAGCACGGCAAGGGCAGCGAGGAGGACGAGGACTGA
- a CDS encoding class F sortase yields MSNRSKGWGLAVAACVGLWLVQNGSQDVTPPVPSAAQAFAAGPSVHTDAAADPLPSSPPVRLRIPETDVDAPMTRLGLAPNGSLEVPPAEDRNLAGWYADGVTPGAKGTAIVAGHVDNAGGPAVFYTLGALRKGHRIEIDREDGKTAVFTVDAVEVYDNDAFPDEKVYGATDRAELRVITCGGGFSAKSGGYQGNVVAFGHLIGVR; encoded by the coding sequence GTGAGCAACAGGAGCAAGGGCTGGGGCCTGGCGGTGGCCGCCTGCGTCGGCCTCTGGCTCGTCCAGAACGGCTCGCAGGACGTCACCCCGCCCGTGCCGTCCGCCGCCCAGGCGTTCGCCGCCGGGCCGAGCGTGCACACCGACGCCGCCGCCGACCCGCTGCCCTCCTCCCCGCCGGTGCGGCTGCGCATCCCGGAGACGGACGTGGACGCCCCGATGACCCGGCTCGGCCTGGCCCCGAACGGCTCCCTGGAGGTGCCGCCGGCCGAGGACCGCAATCTGGCCGGCTGGTACGCCGACGGCGTCACGCCCGGCGCCAAGGGCACCGCGATCGTCGCCGGCCACGTCGACAACGCCGGCGGCCCGGCCGTCTTCTACACGCTGGGCGCCCTGCGGAAGGGCCACCGGATCGAGATCGACCGGGAGGACGGGAAGACCGCGGTCTTCACCGTCGACGCCGTCGAGGTCTACGACAACGACGCCTTCCCCGACGAGAAGGTGTACGGGGCGACCGACCGCGCCGAACTCCGGGTGATCACCTGCGGCGGCGGCTTCTCCGCGAAGAGCGGCGGCTACCAGGGGAACGTGGTCGCCTTCGGGCACCTCATCGGGGTGCGCTGA
- a CDS encoding sulfite exporter TauE/SafE family protein: MPDITLTTLVLLCLAALVAGWIDAVVGGGGLLLLPALLIAFPTAPNGYVLGTNKAVAIVGTTGAAITYARKTRVPVWTAVRVGLAALVGSSFGALFVTMISREVLRPLIIVVLVAVAAFVILKPSFGVRPEGEDRAPLTRARIVTAIVLVGGGIGFYDGLFGPGTGTFLVLALTAVLHLDLVTASATAKIVNVCTNAGALVTFALSGTVYWQLAALMAAFNLAGGTIGARMALSKGSEFVRGVLLVVVLSMVAKLAYDQWG, from the coding sequence ATGCCTGACATCACCCTGACCACGCTGGTCCTGCTCTGTCTCGCCGCGCTCGTCGCGGGCTGGATCGACGCCGTGGTCGGGGGAGGCGGGCTGCTGCTCCTGCCGGCGCTGCTGATCGCCTTCCCGACCGCCCCGAACGGCTATGTCCTCGGCACCAACAAGGCGGTCGCGATCGTCGGCACCACGGGCGCGGCGATCACCTACGCCCGCAAGACGAGGGTGCCGGTGTGGACGGCGGTACGGGTCGGGCTCGCGGCCCTCGTGGGCTCCTCGTTCGGCGCCCTCTTCGTGACCATGATCAGCCGGGAGGTGCTCCGGCCGCTGATCATCGTGGTCCTCGTGGCGGTGGCGGCCTTCGTCATCCTGAAGCCCTCCTTCGGAGTGCGGCCCGAGGGAGAGGACCGGGCGCCGCTCACCCGGGCCCGGATCGTCACCGCGATCGTCCTGGTCGGCGGCGGGATCGGCTTCTACGACGGCCTGTTCGGACCCGGCACCGGCACCTTCCTGGTGCTGGCCCTGACCGCCGTCCTCCACCTCGACCTGGTGACGGCCTCCGCCACCGCCAAGATCGTCAACGTCTGCACCAACGCGGGCGCCCTCGTCACCTTCGCGCTGAGCGGCACGGTCTACTGGCAGCTGGCCGCCCTGATGGCGGCCTTCAACCTGGCCGGCGGGACGATCGGCGCCCGGATGGCGCTGAGCAAGGGCTCGGAGTTCGTCCGCGGGGTGCTGCTCGTGGTGGTCCTCTCCATGGTCGCGAAGCTCGCCTACGACCAGTGGGGCTGA
- a CDS encoding NAD(P)/FAD-dependent oxidoreductase, which produces MSTRIVVVGGGTAGLRLAQRLPVTLLGEEPHAPYNRVLLADVLAGRYAPEVVALPEPREPARRGVRVVGIDRAARTVECADGSLVGYDRLVLATGSNPVLPPLRGLRGAELPEGVHSFRTLDDCLALREAVRPGIRAVVIGGGLLGVSAARALAALGAEVVLTQQGEALMERHLDPHASALLREHLDGLGVETHTECRVSGLRQRDGAVTAVELADGFVLDAQVVVLACGVRPRVALAREAGLDVRTGIVVDDELRTSDPYIHAIGDCAEHDGRVYGLAGPALEQADVLADVLSGTAGPRYTGTRALTRLTLGGARPLDLAAFGEATPLPGDDVVQLADATRGAYRKVVVRDNRLVGGVLLGDLAAVGALARAWEGDEALPEAPLLHLLTHDGGSS; this is translated from the coding sequence ATGAGTACACGGATCGTGGTGGTCGGAGGCGGAACGGCGGGCCTCCGCCTCGCCCAGCGCCTGCCGGTCACCCTCCTCGGCGAGGAGCCGCACGCACCGTACAACCGGGTGCTGCTCGCCGACGTCCTCGCCGGACGGTACGCCCCCGAGGTCGTCGCCCTGCCCGAGCCCCGCGAGCCGGCGCGCCGCGGGGTGCGGGTGGTGGGCATCGACCGGGCGGCCCGCACGGTCGAGTGCGCCGACGGCTCGCTGGTCGGCTACGACCGGCTGGTCCTCGCCACCGGCTCCAACCCGGTGCTGCCGCCGCTGCGCGGACTGCGCGGGGCGGAGCTCCCCGAGGGCGTGCACTCCTTCCGCACCCTCGACGACTGCCTCGCCCTGCGGGAGGCCGTGCGCCCGGGCATCCGGGCGGTCGTCATCGGCGGCGGGCTGCTCGGCGTGTCCGCGGCGCGGGCGCTGGCCGCGCTGGGCGCCGAGGTGGTCCTCACCCAGCAGGGCGAGGCCCTGATGGAACGGCACCTGGACCCGCACGCCTCCGCGCTGCTGCGGGAGCACCTGGACGGGCTCGGCGTCGAGACCCACACCGAGTGCCGGGTCAGCGGGCTGCGGCAGCGGGACGGGGCGGTGACGGCGGTCGAGCTGGCCGACGGCTTCGTCCTGGACGCCCAGGTCGTGGTCCTGGCCTGCGGGGTGCGCCCCCGGGTCGCGCTGGCCCGCGAGGCCGGGCTCGACGTGCGGACCGGCATCGTCGTCGACGACGAGCTGCGGACCTCGGACCCGTACATCCACGCGATCGGCGACTGCGCCGAGCACGACGGCCGGGTCTACGGCCTGGCCGGCCCGGCGCTGGAGCAGGCCGACGTCCTCGCCGACGTGCTGTCCGGCACCGCCGGGCCCCGCTACACCGGCACCCGGGCGCTGACCCGGCTCACCCTCGGCGGGGCCCGGCCGCTGGACCTCGCCGCCTTCGGCGAGGCCACGCCCCTGCCGGGCGACGACGTCGTCCAGCTGGCCGACGCGACCCGGGGCGCGTACCGCAAGGTCGTCGTCCGCGACAACCGGCTCGTCGGGGGCGTCCTCCTCGGCGATCTGGCCGCGGTCGGCGCGCTCGCCCGGGCCTGGGAGGGCGACGAAGCCCTGCCGGAGGCCCCCCTGCTGCACCTGCTCACCCACGACGGAGGCTCCTCATGA
- the nirB gene encoding nitrite reductase large subunit NirB, with protein MTTPTIVLVGHGMVGQRFLEALADRGVTERARIVVLCEEPRPAYDRVQLTSYFSGKTPDDLSMVEDGFMERHGIELYTDEPVVAVDRAARTVTARSGRVVAYDHLVLATGSYPFVPPVPGKDAAGCFVYRTIEDLLAIEEYAKTATTGAVVGGGLLGLEAAGALKGLGLDTHIVEFAPRLMPVQVDEGGGAALLRTIEQMGLTVHTGTGTQEVVTADGSVTGMRLSDGTELATDLVVFSAGVRPRDQLARDCGLDVGERGGIAVDEHCRTSDPAVFAIGECALASDGRVYGLVAPGYEMAQTVAAVLADEAGDDTGFTGADLSTKLKLLGVDVASFGDAHGTAEGCLDVVYADSRAGVYKKLVVDAEGRLLGGVLVGDAESYGLLRPLTGTRPPVSPEQLVLPAGAGAPVALGPSALPDDAVICSCHNVTKHAITQCTSLPEVKKCTKAGTGCGSCVKVIEKLLPKAADKGLCGCFSYTRSELYEIARTLRVTSFAALLDSHGRESAKGGEGCEVCKPTVGSILASLNNGYILDGEQAALQDTNDHHLANLQRNGSYSVVPRIPGGEITPEKLIVIGEVARDYGLYTKITGGQRIDLFGARVDQLPAIWTRLVDAGFESGHAYGKALRTVKSCVGQTWCRYGVQDSVKMAIQLELRYRGLRAPHKLKSAVSGCARECAEAQSKDFGVIATANGWNLYVGGNGGATPRHADLLAQDLSDAELVRLIDRFLMFYIRTADRLERTSVWLERLEGGLDHLRDVIVKDSLGLCDELEALMAAHVADYQDEWAQTLDDPERLRRFVSFVNAPETPDPTVRFVPERDQIKPDLTILTIGTLEGALSR; from the coding sequence ATGACCACCCCCACCATCGTCCTGGTCGGCCACGGAATGGTTGGCCAGCGGTTCCTGGAGGCGCTCGCCGACCGGGGCGTCACCGAGCGGGCCCGGATCGTGGTGCTCTGCGAGGAGCCCCGCCCGGCGTACGACCGGGTCCAGCTGACCTCGTACTTCTCCGGGAAGACGCCCGACGACCTGTCGATGGTCGAGGACGGCTTCATGGAGCGGCACGGCATCGAGCTGTACACGGACGAGCCCGTCGTGGCCGTGGACCGCGCGGCGCGGACGGTGACCGCCCGGTCGGGGCGGGTCGTCGCCTACGACCACCTGGTGCTCGCCACCGGCTCGTACCCCTTCGTCCCGCCGGTCCCCGGCAAGGACGCCGCCGGCTGCTTCGTCTACCGCACCATCGAGGACCTGCTCGCGATCGAGGAGTACGCCAAGACGGCGACGACCGGCGCGGTGGTCGGCGGCGGTCTGCTCGGCCTGGAGGCGGCCGGCGCGCTCAAGGGCCTCGGGCTCGACACCCACATCGTCGAGTTCGCGCCGCGGCTGATGCCGGTGCAGGTCGACGAGGGCGGCGGCGCCGCGCTGCTGCGGACGATCGAGCAGATGGGGCTGACCGTGCACACCGGCACGGGCACCCAGGAGGTCGTGACCGCCGACGGGTCCGTGACCGGCATGCGGCTGTCGGACGGCACCGAACTCGCCACCGACCTGGTGGTCTTCTCGGCCGGCGTGCGCCCCCGGGACCAGCTGGCCCGCGACTGCGGGCTCGACGTGGGCGAGCGCGGCGGCATCGCCGTCGACGAGCACTGCCGCACCTCCGACCCGGCGGTCTTCGCGATCGGCGAGTGCGCGCTCGCCTCCGACGGGCGGGTCTACGGCCTGGTCGCGCCGGGCTACGAGATGGCGCAGACGGTCGCCGCGGTCCTCGCCGACGAGGCGGGCGACGACACCGGCTTCACCGGCGCCGACCTCTCCACCAAGCTGAAGCTGCTCGGCGTCGACGTGGCCTCCTTCGGCGACGCCCACGGCACCGCCGAGGGCTGCCTCGACGTCGTCTACGCGGACTCCCGCGCCGGCGTCTACAAGAAGCTGGTGGTGGACGCCGAGGGCCGGCTCCTCGGCGGCGTCCTGGTCGGCGACGCCGAGTCGTACGGGCTGCTGCGCCCGCTGACCGGCACCAGGCCCCCCGTCTCCCCCGAGCAGCTGGTGCTCCCGGCGGGGGCGGGCGCGCCGGTGGCGCTCGGCCCGTCGGCGCTGCCGGACGACGCCGTCATCTGCTCCTGCCACAACGTGACCAAGCACGCCATCACCCAGTGCACCTCGCTGCCCGAGGTGAAGAAGTGCACCAAGGCCGGTACGGGCTGCGGCAGTTGCGTGAAGGTGATCGAGAAGCTGCTGCCGAAGGCGGCCGACAAGGGGCTCTGCGGCTGCTTCTCCTACACGCGCAGCGAGCTGTACGAGATCGCCCGCACCCTGCGGGTGACCTCCTTCGCCGCGCTCCTCGACTCGCACGGGCGGGAGTCCGCGAAGGGCGGCGAGGGCTGCGAGGTGTGCAAGCCGACCGTCGGCTCGATCCTGGCGTCGCTCAACAACGGCTACATCCTCGACGGCGAGCAGGCCGCGCTGCAGGACACCAACGACCACCACCTGGCCAACCTCCAGCGCAACGGCTCCTATTCGGTGGTCCCCCGCATCCCCGGCGGCGAGATCACCCCGGAGAAGCTGATCGTGATCGGCGAGGTGGCCCGCGACTACGGCCTCTACACGAAGATCACCGGCGGGCAGCGGATCGACCTCTTCGGCGCCCGCGTCGACCAGCTGCCGGCGATCTGGACCCGGCTCGTGGACGCCGGATTCGAGTCCGGGCACGCCTACGGCAAGGCGCTGCGCACGGTGAAGTCCTGCGTGGGGCAGACCTGGTGCCGCTACGGCGTGCAGGACTCGGTGAAGATGGCGATCCAGCTGGAGCTGCGCTACCGCGGCCTGCGCGCCCCGCACAAGCTGAAGTCGGCGGTCTCCGGCTGCGCCCGCGAGTGCGCCGAGGCCCAGTCGAAGGACTTCGGCGTGATCGCCACGGCGAACGGCTGGAACCTGTACGTCGGCGGCAACGGCGGCGCGACCCCGCGCCACGCGGACCTGCTCGCGCAGGACCTGTCGGACGCCGAACTGGTCCGGCTCATCGACCGGTTCCTGATGTTCTACATCCGGACGGCGGACCGCCTGGAGCGGACCTCCGTGTGGCTGGAGCGCCTGGAGGGCGGCCTCGACCACCTGCGGGACGTGATCGTGAAGGACTCGCTGGGCCTCTGCGACGAGCTGGAGGCGCTGATGGCGGCGCACGTCGCCGACTACCAGGACGAGTGGGCGCAGACCCTCGACGACCCGGAGCGGCTGCGGCGCTTCGTCTCCTTCGTGAACGCGCCCGAGACGCCGGACCCGACGGTGCGGTTCGTGCCGGAGCGGGACCAGATCAAGCCGGACCTCACGATCCTGACGATCGGCACCCTGGAAGGAGCCCTGTCCCGATGA
- the nirD gene encoding nitrite reductase small subunit NirD has product MTSVQLSPAPDSWMTVCDEARLTPGRGLAALLPDGRQAAVFRDRAGRAYAIDNRDPFTGAQVLSRGLIGTAGGRPYVASPLLKQRFDLETGRCLDDDEVAVAVYPVRTV; this is encoded by the coding sequence ATGACAAGTGTGCAGCTCAGCCCCGCCCCCGACTCCTGGATGACGGTCTGCGACGAGGCCCGGCTGACCCCGGGCCGCGGCCTGGCGGCACTGCTGCCGGACGGCCGGCAGGCCGCGGTCTTCCGGGACCGGGCGGGGCGGGCGTACGCGATCGACAACCGCGATCCGTTCACCGGGGCGCAGGTGCTGTCCCGGGGGCTGATCGGGACGGCGGGCGGGCGTCCGTACGTGGCCTCGCCGCTCCTGAAGCAGCGCTTCGACCTGGAGACCGGGCGGTGCCTGGACGACGACGAGGTGGCGGTGGCGGTCTATCCCGTACGCACGGTCTAA
- a CDS encoding TetR/AcrR family transcriptional regulator, whose product MARTKEFDPEAALQAALDLFWARGYEATSMADLVEHLGIGRASIYATFGNKHELYLKAMDRYLETRDPRLVEELSAPGPALPAVRALVRRFAAEATAEHERLNGCFVTNSAAELAPRDPLVAHRVELSWEQIETLLHAALTRARAQGELPEGRDPRTLSRMLLVLLQGIRVVGKASTDPARVRDAAEEALRLLD is encoded by the coding sequence GTGGCCAGGACCAAGGAATTCGATCCCGAGGCCGCGCTCCAGGCGGCGCTCGACCTGTTCTGGGCGCGCGGCTACGAGGCGACGTCGATGGCGGACCTCGTGGAGCACCTCGGCATCGGCCGGGCCAGCATCTACGCGACCTTCGGCAACAAGCACGAGCTGTACCTGAAGGCCATGGACCGCTACCTGGAGACCCGGGACCCGAGGCTCGTCGAGGAACTGTCCGCGCCGGGCCCGGCGCTGCCGGCCGTGCGGGCGCTCGTCCGCCGCTTCGCCGCCGAGGCGACGGCGGAGCACGAGCGCCTGAACGGCTGTTTCGTCACCAACTCGGCGGCGGAGCTGGCCCCGCGCGATCCTCTGGTGGCCCACCGGGTCGAGCTGAGCTGGGAGCAGATCGAGACCCTGCTCCACGCGGCGCTCACCCGGGCCCGCGCCCAGGGGGAACTGCCGGAGGGCCGCGATCCGCGGACCCTCTCCCGGATGCTCCTGGTGCTGCTGCAGGGGATCCGGGTGGTCGGCAAGGCGTCGACGGACCCGGCCAGGGTCCGGGACGCGGCGGAGGAGGCCCTGCGGCTGCTCGACTGA
- a CDS encoding MFS transporter: MTTYEGTAAPSTPTAGHGGARRGFALLGTVQATLIFTLAALAVPLPRIAAELGLDQGQLMLLSAAYGLTFAGLLLLGGRLADRYGARRALTAGLLLFAAASALAPLATGYAGLLGARFAQGAGAALVAPAAMGALRALYPEPAAYGRAMGTWGGLSVLGATAGNLLSGAITAAASWRASFAVPVVVALAALLLAPRLLPATPPGADRALDLPGALLATAGIVLASTGLVLTDAHPWGSAPVLVPLLGGLALLAGFARAERRAADPLLPPDFLRDRRRLLGLAGVALTSAGTATAFVLLSLDLQRERGYSAALTSAAFVPFAAALLGAGRLAGPLIGRYGPGRVTAAGLGTAGAGLALLAAGSGDPTVPYAYGLLPGLLLLPAGGALSFAGAAVLATERVPAGRAGLAGGVLNTAMELGPTVVFAALLTLGGSAAPLAAAAGLFAALALLTVRLAK; the protein is encoded by the coding sequence ATGACGACGTACGAGGGAACGGCGGCACCGAGCACGCCCACGGCGGGCCACGGGGGTGCCCGCCGGGGGTTCGCGCTGCTCGGGACCGTGCAGGCGACGCTCATCTTCACGCTCGCCGCGCTCGCCGTGCCGCTCCCCCGGATCGCCGCCGAACTCGGCCTGGACCAGGGGCAGTTGATGCTGCTCAGCGCCGCGTACGGACTGACCTTCGCGGGGCTCCTGCTGCTCGGCGGACGGCTCGCCGACCGGTACGGCGCCCGGCGGGCGCTCACCGCCGGGCTGCTCCTCTTCGCCGCCGCCTCCGCGCTCGCCCCGCTCGCCACCGGTTACGCCGGGCTGCTCGGCGCCCGCTTCGCCCAGGGCGCCGGCGCCGCGCTCGTCGCCCCGGCCGCGATGGGCGCGCTGCGCGCCCTGTACCCCGAACCCGCCGCGTACGGACGGGCGATGGGCACCTGGGGCGGCCTCTCCGTCCTCGGCGCCACCGCCGGGAACCTGCTCTCCGGCGCCATCACGGCCGCCGCCTCCTGGCGTGCCTCCTTCGCCGTGCCGGTCGTCGTGGCGCTCGCCGCGCTGCTCCTCGCGCCCCGGCTGCTGCCCGCCACCCCGCCCGGCGCCGACCGCGCCCTCGACCTGCCGGGCGCGCTGCTCGCCACCGCCGGGATCGTGCTCGCCAGCACCGGCCTGGTGCTGACCGACGCCCACCCGTGGGGCTCCGCGCCCGTCCTCGTCCCGCTGCTCGGCGGGCTCGCGCTGCTGGCCGGCTTCGCCCGCGCCGAACGCCGGGCCGCCGACCCGCTGCTCCCGCCCGACTTCCTGCGGGACCGGCGCCGCCTCCTCGGGCTCGCCGGGGTCGCGCTCACCTCCGCCGGCACGGCCACCGCCTTCGTCCTGCTCTCGCTCGACCTCCAGCGGGAGCGCGGCTACTCGGCGGCGCTCACCTCGGCCGCCTTCGTGCCCTTCGCCGCCGCGCTGCTCGGCGCCGGCCGGCTCGCGGGGCCGCTGATCGGCCGGTACGGGCCCGGCCGGGTCACCGCCGCCGGACTCGGCACGGCGGGCGCCGGGCTCGCGCTGCTCGCGGCCGGCTCGGGCGACCCGACCGTCCCGTACGCGTACGGGCTGCTGCCCGGGCTGCTCCTGCTGCCCGCCGGCGGGGCGCTCTCCTTCGCGGGCGCCGCCGTCCTCGCCACCGAGCGGGTCCCGGCCGGCCGGGCCGGACTCGCCGGCGGCGTCCTGAACACGGCGATGGAGCTCGGGCCGACCGTGGTCTTCGCCGCACTGCTCACCCTCGGCGGCTCCGCCGCGCCGCTCGCCGCGGCGGCCGGGCTCTTCGCCGCCCTCGCCCTTCTCACCGTCCGTCTCGCCAAGTGA
- a CDS encoding SDR family NAD(P)-dependent oxidoreductase produces MSVSARFTGRTVLVTGAGSGLGREIARAFAAEGARVVAAGRTAAALDATVALIEAEGGTATAVTADVTSRASTRELVRRTVETYGGLDVAVNNAGIFRGGHSAADFPLDDWQALLDTNVTGVLNALQAEVAHMRAHGGGAIVNISSNLGPHVRIPGVFGYQVSKAAVSALTRAAARDHIADGVRINAVSPGAAESTMSLLPGETEAEREVRMKEQSPLGRISSAAEVAAAVLYLASDAAGSAVGTDLVVDGGVSA; encoded by the coding sequence ATGTCCGTCTCCGCCCGCTTCACCGGCCGCACCGTCCTCGTCACCGGTGCCGGCTCCGGCCTCGGCCGGGAGATCGCCCGCGCCTTCGCCGCCGAGGGCGCGCGGGTGGTGGCCGCCGGCCGCACCGCCGCCGCCCTCGACGCCACCGTGGCCCTGATCGAGGCCGAGGGCGGGACCGCGACCGCCGTCACCGCCGACGTCACGAGCCGCGCCTCCACCCGCGAGCTGGTCCGCCGCACGGTGGAGACGTACGGCGGGCTCGACGTCGCCGTGAACAACGCGGGGATCTTCCGGGGCGGCCACAGCGCCGCCGACTTCCCCCTCGACGACTGGCAGGCCCTGCTCGACACCAACGTCACCGGCGTGCTGAACGCCCTCCAGGCCGAGGTCGCCCACATGCGGGCGCACGGCGGCGGCGCGATCGTCAACATCTCGTCCAACCTGGGCCCGCACGTCCGGATCCCCGGCGTCTTCGGCTACCAGGTCTCCAAGGCGGCCGTCTCGGCGCTCACCCGCGCCGCGGCCCGCGACCACATCGCCGACGGGGTGCGGATCAACGCGGTCAGCCCCGGCGCCGCGGAGTCCACGATGTCGCTGCTGCCCGGCGAGACGGAGGCCGAGCGGGAGGTCCGGATGAAGGAGCAGTCGCCGCTCGGCCGGATCTCCTCGGCCGCCGAGGTCGCGGCGGCCGTCCTCTACCTCGCGTCGGACGCGGCGGGCTCCGCCGTCGGCACGGACCTGGTGGTCGACGGCGGCGTCTCCGCCTGA
- a CDS encoding VOC family protein yields the protein MAPQMIFVNLPVKDLDVSKAFYEKLGYTINPQFSDETAACVVISDTIFVMLLTEEKFGTFTAPGKTIADASATTQVLLTLSAESREKTDELADRALEVGGGPAKEPMDMGFMYGRSFADPDGHHWEVFWMDPAATQG from the coding sequence ATGGCCCCGCAGATGATCTTCGTGAACCTGCCCGTGAAGGACCTCGACGTCAGCAAGGCCTTCTACGAGAAGCTCGGGTACACGATCAACCCGCAGTTCAGCGATGAGACCGCGGCCTGTGTGGTGATCAGCGACACCATCTTCGTCATGCTGCTCACCGAGGAGAAGTTCGGCACGTTCACCGCCCCCGGCAAGACGATCGCCGACGCCTCCGCCACCACCCAGGTGCTGCTCACGCTGAGCGCCGAGAGCCGTGAGAAGACCGACGAGCTGGCCGACCGGGCGCTGGAGGTGGGCGGCGGTCCGGCGAAGGAGCCGATGGACATGGGCTTCATGTACGGCCGCTCCTTCGCCGACCCGGACGGCCACCACTGGGAGGTCTTCTGGATGGACCCGGCCGCCACGCAGGGCTGA
- a CDS encoding group III truncated hemoglobin translates to MRETRELTDIGGRDDLDVLLRRFYAAAFADPLIGPFFTEVAGTDLEVHLPRIADFWERALFRTTAYARDAFAPHAALHSARALTPAHFGRWVQLWHATVDGLHRGPLADRAKAMGERIAVSMMKRLGGPGTEAVAAAGGTGGFVPLAALTLRSAA, encoded by the coding sequence ATGCGCGAGACCCGGGAGCTCACCGACATCGGCGGCCGCGACGACCTCGACGTGCTGCTGCGCCGCTTCTACGCGGCCGCCTTCGCCGACCCCCTGATCGGCCCGTTCTTCACCGAGGTCGCCGGCACCGACCTGGAGGTCCACCTCCCGCGCATCGCCGACTTCTGGGAGCGGGCCCTGTTCCGCACCACCGCGTACGCCCGGGACGCGTTCGCCCCGCACGCGGCGCTGCACTCCGCCCGGGCCCTGACCCCCGCCCACTTCGGGCGCTGGGTGCAGCTCTGGCACGCCACGGTCGACGGCCTGCACCGGGGGCCGCTGGCGGACCGGGCCAAGGCGATGGGGGAGCGGATCGCCGTCTCGATGATGAAGCGGCTCGGCGGCCCCGGCACGGAGGCCGTGGCGGCGGCCGGCGGGACCGGCGGTTTCGTCCCGCTGGCGGCGCTCACCCTGCGCTCGGCCGCCTGA